In Granulicatella elegans, one genomic interval encodes:
- a CDS encoding YdcP family protein codes for MELKFVIPKMEKTFGNLEFAGEDKVVQRRINGHLTVLSRSYNLYSDVQRADDIVVVLPAEAGEKHFGFEERVKLVNPRITAEGYKIGTRGFTNYLLHADDMVKE; via the coding sequence ATGGAACTTAAATTTGTGATTCCCAAGATGGAAAAAACATTCGGCAATTTAGAATTTGCTGGCGAGGATAAAGTCGTACAGCGAAGAATCAACGGACATCTAACCGTCTTATCTCGAAGCTATAATCTCTATTCAGACGTTCAAAGAGCAGATGATATTGTGGTCGTACTTCCTGCTGAAGCTGGCGAAAAACATTTCGGCTTTGAGGAACGTGTTAAGTTAGTCAATCCACGTATTACCGCCGAGGGCTATAAAATCGGCACTCGTGGTTTTACAAATTACCTTTTACATGCTGACGACATGGTAAAAGAATAA
- a CDS encoding YdcP family protein, whose translation MMRLANGIVLDKDTTFGELKFSALRREVRIQNEDGTVSEEIKERTYDLKSKGQGRMIQVSIPASVPLKEFEYNARVELINPIADTVATATFQGADVDWYIKADDIVLTKDSNSFRNQQPPKKEPATDK comes from the coding sequence ATGATGAGATTAGCAAATGGTATCGTATTAGATAAAGACACGACTTTTGGAGAATTAAAATTCTCTGCTCTACGTCGTGAAGTGAGAATCCAAAATGAAGACGGTACGGTTTCAGAGGAAATCAAAGAACGTACCTATGACTTAAAATCCAAAGGGCAAGGACGCATGATTCAAGTAAGTATTCCTGCCAGCGTGCCTTTGAAAGAGTTTGAATATAACGCACGGGTGGAACTTATCAATCCCATTGCGGATACTGTCGCTACTGCTACCTTTCAAGGAGCAGATGTTGACTGGTACATCAAGGCAGACGATATTGTGCTGACAAAGGATTCTAATTCCTTTAGAAATCAACAGCCACCTAAGAAAGAACCTGCTACGGACAAATAG
- a CDS encoding FtsK/SpoIIIE domain-containing protein, giving the protein MKQRVFRGKRIRPSDKDLVFHFTVASLLPILLLVVGLFHVKTIQQVNWQDFNLSQADKIDIPYLSISFSVAILVCLLVAFLFKRYRYDTIKQLYHRQKLAKMVLENKWYESEQVKTDGFFKDSPSRTKEKITYFPKIYYRLKNGLIQIQVEITLGKYQDQLLHLEKKLESGLYCELTDKELKDSYVEYTLLYDMIARRISIDEVQAHDGKLCLMKNMWWEYDNLPHMLIAGGTGGGKTYFILTLIEALLHTDSKLYILDPKNADLADLGSVMANVHYRKEDLLSCIDTFYEEMIKRSEEMKQMEKYKTGENYAYLGLPAHFLIFDEYVAFMEMLGTKENTAVINKLKQIVMLGRQAGFFLILACQRPDAKYLGDGIRDQFNFRVALGRMSEMGYGMMFGSDVQKDFFLKRIKGRGYVDVGTSVISEFYTPLVPKGHDFLEEIKKLSNSRQDTKKPSSEQQEMEK; this is encoded by the coding sequence ATGAAACAGCGTGTCTTTCGTGGTAAAAGGATTCGTCCGAGTGACAAAGATTTAGTCTTTCATTTTACAGTAGCGTCCTTACTGCCTATTTTACTGCTTGTTGTCGGACTGTTTCATGTGAAGACAATCCAGCAGGTCAACTGGCAGGACTTTAACCTATCACAAGCAGATAAGATTGACATTCCGTATTTAAGTATCAGTTTCAGTGTCGCAATTCTTGTCTGCTTGCTGGTGGCGTTTCTATTCAAACGGTATCGCTATGATACGATTAAACAACTCTACCACCGTCAAAAGCTGGCGAAGATGGTTCTTGAAAATAAGTGGTATGAATCAGAACAGGTCAAAACAGATGGCTTCTTCAAGGATTCCCCCAGTCGTACCAAAGAAAAGATAACCTACTTCCCTAAAATCTATTATCGCCTTAAAAATGGCTTAATACAGATACAAGTGGAAATCACTCTGGGGAAATATCAAGACCAGCTCCTACACTTGGAAAAGAAATTAGAAAGTGGCTTGTACTGTGAGCTGACGGATAAAGAGTTAAAGGATTCCTACGTGGAATATACCTTGCTCTATGATATGATAGCCCGTCGTATTTCTATTGATGAAGTACAAGCTCATGATGGGAAACTTTGCTTAATGAAAAATATGTGGTGGGAATATGACAATCTGCCTCACATGCTCATAGCTGGTGGTACAGGTGGCGGTAAGACCTACTTTATCCTGACACTGATTGAAGCCTTGCTTCATACAGATTCTAAGCTGTATATCTTAGACCCGAAAAATGCAGACTTAGCCGATTTAGGCTCTGTGATGGCAAATGTCCACTACAGAAAAGAAGACTTGCTTTCCTGCATTGATACATTCTATGAAGAAATGATAAAACGCAGTGAGGAAATGAAGCAGATGGAAAAGTATAAGACTGGCGAAAATTATGCTTACTTAGGACTTCCAGCACACTTCTTAATCTTTGATGAATATGTCGCTTTCATGGAAATGCTGGGAACAAAAGAAAACACCGCAGTTATAAATAAGTTGAAACAGATTGTCATGTTAGGTCGTCAAGCTGGCTTCTTTCTAATACTGGCTTGTCAGCGTCCAGACGCAAAATATCTAGGCGACGGAATCCGTGACCAGTTTAATTTCAGAGTGGCTTTAGGTCGTATGTCTGAAATGGGCTATGGCATGATGTTTGGCAGTGACGTACAAAAGGATTTCTTCTTAAAGCGAATCAAAGGTCGTGGCTATGTTGATGTAGGAACAAGTGTCATATCAGAGTTTTATACTCCCCTTGTACCAAAAGGACATGACTTTTTAGAGGAAATTAAAAAGTTATCCAACAGCAGACAGGACACAAAAAAGCCATCATCAGAACAACAAGAAATGGAGAAATAA
- a CDS encoding conjugal transfer protein, with protein sequence MPINPPYLTGGYKSTGNSQKNIRKSFGYKGFTKFQRM encoded by the coding sequence CTGCCCATTAACCCCCCGTATCTAACAGGGGGGTACAAATCGACAGGAAACAGTCAAAAAAACATTAGAAAATCCTTTGGTTACAAGGGATTTACAAAATTTCAGCGTATGTAA
- the mobT gene encoding MobT family relaxase — translation MEGFLLNEQTWLQQLKEKRLAYGLSQNRLAVATGITRQYLSDIETGKVKPSEDLQQSLFEALERFNPDAPLEMLFDYVRIRFPTTDVQHVVENILQLKLSYFLHEDYGFYSYSEHYALGDIFVLCSHELDKGVLVELKGRGCRQFESYLLAQQRSWYEFFMDALVAGGVMKRLDLAINDKTGILNIPVLTEKCRQEECISVFRSFKSYRSGELVRKDEKECMGNTLYIGSLQSEVYFCIYEKDYEQYKKNDIPIEDAEVKNRFEIRLKNERAYYAVRDLLVYDNPEKTAFKIINRYIRFVDKDDSKPRSDWKLNEEWAWFIGNNRERLKLTTKPEPYSFQRTLNWLSHQVAPTLKVAIKLDEINQTQVVKDILDHAKLTDRHEQILKQQSAKDKDVITTKK, via the coding sequence TTGGAGGGATTTTTACTGAATGAACAAACTTGGTTACAGCAGTTAAAAGAAAAACGCTTGGCTTATGGACTATCTCAAAATCGTTTAGCGGTTGCGACTGGTATTACAAGGCAGTATCTAAGCGATATTGAAACAGGAAAAGTCAAGCCATCAGAGGATTTACAGCAATCTCTTTTTGAAGCTCTGGAACGCTTCAATCCCGACGCTCCCCTTGAAATGCTCTTTGATTATGTAAGGATTCGCTTTCCCACAACGGACGTACAGCATGTGGTCGAAAACATCTTACAACTGAAACTGTCCTATTTTCTTCATGAGGACTATGGTTTCTATTCTTATTCAGAGCATTATGCTTTAGGCGATATATTCGTTCTCTGCTCCCACGAACTGGACAAAGGAGTTCTGGTGGAATTGAAAGGTCGTGGGTGTCGGCAATTTGAAAGCTATCTTCTGGCTCAACAAAGAAGCTGGTATGAGTTCTTTATGGACGCTTTGGTGGCTGGCGGTGTGATGAAACGCCTTGACCTTGCCATTAACGATAAGACAGGGATTTTGAATATCCCTGTACTCACTGAAAAATGCAGACAGGAAGAATGTATATCCGTCTTCCGCAGTTTCAAAAGCTATCGCAGTGGCGAACTGGTACGCAAAGATGAAAAGGAATGTATGGGAAATACCCTCTATATCGGTTCATTACAGAGTGAAGTTTATTTCTGTATCTATGAAAAGGACTATGAACAGTACAAGAAAAATGATATTCCCATTGAAGACGCAGAAGTAAAAAACCGTTTTGAGATTCGGCTGAAAAATGAGCGTGCCTATTATGCAGTCCGTGATTTACTCGTCTATGACAATCCAGAAAAGACTGCTTTTAAAATTATCAATCGGTATATCCGTTTTGTAGATAAAGACGATTCCAAACCTCGTTCTGATTGGAAGCTGAATGAAGAATGGGCTTGGTTTATTGGGAACAACCGTGAACGATTAAAACTAACCACAAAACCAGAGCCTTACTCTTTCCAGCGGACGCTGAACTGGCTTTCCCATCAAGTCGCACCCACTTTAAAGGTTGCGATTAAACTTGATGAAATCAACCAGACGCAGGTTGTGAAAGACATTCTCGACCATGCGAAACTGACAGACCGGCATGAGCAGATTTTGAAGCAACAGTCGGCAAAAGATAAGGACGTGATAACGACAAAGAAATAA
- the ltrA gene encoding group II intron reverse transcriptase/maturase: MPKNKNETLCVEDLRHAEYYEMQNTFDDLYAKSKNGDIFTHLMDIILSRENILLAYRNIKANAGSKTAGTDGTIIKDIGKLPAETVVKKVRYIVAGTPHGYRPKPVRRKEIPKPNGKTRPLGIPCMWDRLIQQCIKQVLEPICEAKFSENSYGFRPNRSVENAIKATYNRLQISQLHYVIEFDIKGFFDNVNHSKLIKQIWAMGIRDKHLIFILKRILKAPIKMPDGTITYPEKGTPQGGIISPLLANIVLNELDHWVESQWHENPVTKNYVVHINKSGSPCKSNAYKEMKKTKLKEMYMVRYADDFRVFCRYKESAEKTKIAITQWIEQRLKLEVSQEKTRIVNVRKRYSDFLGFKIKMIPRRKKLVVKSHISDKQFKTQKDKLVSQAKKIASPSKGKTELEEIRLYNSMVLGMQNYYQIATNVNLDCMKLNRAVMAIFTNRLGASKKGRLRKTGRQLTTKEATRYGKSKMLRYVAGEGEPIFPVGYIQHRKPMAKVYSANCYTPEGRKFIHTNLSVDKLLMYQLMKLSLENRTIEYADNRISLFSAQHGKCAITLEEFQQANEIHCHHIVPTRAGGNDDYKNLILVKEAVHRLIHAKTEETIQKYIALLKLNKVQLIRLNKYRVLAGNQELNLI; encoded by the coding sequence ATGCCTAAAAATAAAAATGAAACATTGTGTGTAGAAGATTTAAGACACGCTGAATATTACGAAATGCAAAACACCTTTGATGATTTATATGCCAAAAGTAAGAATGGAGATATTTTCACTCATCTTATGGATATTATCCTATCGAGAGAAAATATATTACTGGCATATCGAAATATCAAAGCAAATGCAGGCAGTAAGACAGCAGGAACAGACGGTACAATAATTAAAGATATTGGCAAATTGCCAGCAGAAACAGTTGTCAAAAAGGTAAGATATATTGTCGCAGGCACTCCGCACGGGTATCGACCTAAGCCAGTAAGGCGAAAAGAAATACCAAAACCAAATGGGAAAACCAGACCTCTAGGCATTCCTTGTATGTGGGACAGGCTTATACAACAATGTATCAAACAAGTATTAGAACCAATCTGCGAAGCTAAATTTAGTGAAAACAGCTACGGTTTCAGACCTAATAGGTCGGTTGAAAATGCAATAAAAGCAACCTATAACCGCCTACAAATCAGCCAGCTACATTATGTGATTGAATTTGATATTAAGGGTTTCTTTGACAACGTGAACCATTCCAAACTGATAAAACAGATATGGGCTATGGGAATACGGGACAAGCACTTGATATTCATTTTAAAAAGGATATTAAAAGCTCCAATTAAAATGCCTGACGGCACAATAACATATCCAGAGAAAGGAACTCCACAGGGGGGAATTATATCCCCACTACTAGCCAACATTGTTCTTAATGAGTTAGACCATTGGGTAGAAAGTCAATGGCATGAAAATCCTGTTACAAAAAACTATGTGGTTCATATCAATAAAAGCGGTAGCCCATGTAAAAGCAACGCTTACAAAGAAATGAAGAAAACAAAGTTAAAGGAAATGTATATGGTTCGTTATGCAGATGATTTTAGAGTTTTCTGTCGCTACAAAGAAAGTGCTGAAAAAACCAAAATAGCAATTACTCAATGGATCGAGCAACGACTAAAATTGGAAGTATCACAAGAAAAAACAAGAATTGTAAATGTTAGAAAAAGATACTCCGACTTTCTTGGTTTCAAGATTAAAATGATACCGAGAAGAAAGAAGTTAGTTGTTAAATCACATATAAGTGATAAACAATTCAAGACCCAAAAAGACAAGCTGGTATCACAGGCAAAGAAAATTGCTTCTCCCTCAAAGGGAAAAACAGAATTAGAGGAAATAAGACTTTATAATTCAATGGTATTAGGTATGCAAAATTATTATCAGATTGCAACAAATGTAAATCTGGATTGTATGAAACTTAATAGAGCTGTAATGGCTATCTTCACTAACAGATTAGGTGCAAGCAAAAAGGGCAGATTGAGAAAAACAGGCAGACAACTTACAACAAAAGAAGCAACAAGATATGGTAAATCTAAAATGCTTCGATATGTTGCTGGCGAGGGCGAACCTATATTCCCTGTTGGATATATCCAACACAGAAAACCAATGGCAAAAGTGTATTCAGCAAACTGCTATACTCCAGAGGGAAGAAAATTTATCCATACCAATCTAAGTGTTGATAAATTACTGATGTATCAGTTGATGAAATTATCTTTGGAAAATCGCACAATAGAATACGCAGACAATCGAATTTCGCTATTTTCTGCCCAACATGGAAAATGTGCTATAACTCTGGAAGAATTTCAACAAGCTAATGAAATACACTGTCATCATATTGTACCAACTAGGGCTGGTGGTAATGACGATTATAAAAATCTTATTTTGGTAAAAGAGGCGGTACATCGTCTAATACACGCAAAAACAGAAGAAACAATACAAAAATATATAGCTCTATTGAAACTAAATAAAGTCCAGCTCATAAGACTAAATAAATATAGAGTATTAGCTGGCAATCAAGAATTAAACTTGATATAG
- a CDS encoding antirestriction protein ArdA, translating into MDDMQVYIANLGKYNEGELVGAWFTFPIDFEEVKEKIGLNDEYEEYAIHDYELPFTVDEYTSIGELNRLWEMVSELPEELQSELSALLTHFSSIEELSEHQEDIIIHSDCDDMYDVARYYIEETGALGEVPASLQNYIDYQAYGRDLDLSGTFISTNHGIFEIVY; encoded by the coding sequence ATGGACGATATGCAAGTCTATATTGCGAATTTAGGCAAATACAATGAGGGCGAATTGGTCGGTGCGTGGTTTACCTTTCCCATTGACTTTGAGGAAGTCAAAGAGAAAATCGGCTTGAATGATGAATATGAGGAATACGCCATTCATGACTACGAGTTACCCTTTACGGTTGACGAATACACTTCCATTGGCGAACTCAATCGACTATGGGAAATGGTATCGGAATTACCCGAAGAATTACAATCGGAGCTATCTGCTCTGCTCACTCATTTTTCAAGCATTGAAGAACTAAGCGAACATCAAGAGGATATTATCATTCATTCCGATTGTGATGATATGTATGACGTGGCACGCTACTACATTGAAGAAACGGGTGCTTTAGGCGAAGTACCAGCTAGTCTTCAAAACTATATTGATTATCAAGCCTATGGTCGGGATTTAGACCTTTCAGGAACGTTTATCTCAACCAATCATGGGATTTTTGAAATCGTCTATTAA
- a CDS encoding conjugal transfer protein, whose product MKKIRSYTSIWSVEKVLYSINDFRLPFPITFTQMTWFVVSLFAVMILGNLPPLSMIEGAFLKYFGIPVAFTWFMSTKTFDGKKPYGFLKSVIAYALRPKLTYAGKKVTLGRNQPQEAITAVRSEFYGISN is encoded by the coding sequence ATGAAGAAAATACGAAGCTATACCAGTATCTGGTCTGTGGAAAAGGTACTGTATTCTATCAATGATTTTAGACTTCCGTTTCCCATAACCTTTACGCAAATGACATGGTTTGTCGTGTCACTCTTTGCAGTGATGATACTTGGCAACTTGCCCCCTCTTTCCATGATAGAGGGAGCATTTCTCAAATACTTTGGGATTCCTGTGGCTTTCACATGGTTTATGTCTACAAAAACTTTTGATGGTAAAAAGCCTTATGGATTTTTGAAGTCTGTCATTGCTTATGCACTGCGACCAAAGCTGACCTATGCAGGAAAAAAAGTAACGCTTGGCAGAAACCAGCCACAAGAAGCCATTACAGCAGTTAGGAGTGAATTTTATGGCATATCCAATTAA
- a CDS encoding ATP-binding protein: protein MAYPIKYIENNLVWNKDGECYAYYELVPYNYSFLSPEQKIQVHDSFRQLIAQNRDGKIHALQISTESSIRSAQERSKNEVTGKLKAVAYDKIDQQTDALISMIGENQVNYRFFIGFKLLLNDQEFSMKSLNVEAKNALSDFVYDVNHKLMGDFVSMSNDEILRFQKMEKLLENKISRRFKIRRLDKDDFGYLIEHLYGQTGTAYEEYEYHLSKKKLDNETLIKYYDLIKPTRCLVEEKQRYLKIQQEDETVYVAYFTINSIVGELDFPSSEIFYYQQQQFTFPIDTSMNVEIVANRKALSTVRNKKKELKDLDNHAWQSDNETSSNVAEALESVNELETNLDQSKESMYKLSYVVRVSANDLDELKRRCNEVKDFYDDLSVKLVRPFGDMLGLHEEFLPASKRYMNDYIQYVTSDFLAGLGFGATQMLGENEGIYVGYSLDTGRNVYLKPALASQGVKGSVTNALASAFVGSLGGGKSFANNLIVYYAVLYGAQAVIVDPKAERGRWKETLPEISHEINIVTLTSDEKNKGLLDPYVIMKNPKDSESLAIDILTFLTGISSRDGERFPILRKAIRAVTNSEVRGLMKVIEELRVENTPLSTSIADHIESFTDYDFAHLLFSNGYVEQSISLEKQLNIIQVADLVLPDKETSFEEYTTMELLSVAMLIVISTFALDFIHTDRSIFKIVDLDEAWSFLQVAQGKTLSMKLVRAGRAMNAGVYFVTQNTDDLLDEKLKNNLGLKFAFRSTDLNEIKKTLAFFGVDPEDENNQKRLRDLENGQCLISDLYGRVGVIQFHPVFEELLHAFDTRPPVRKEV from the coding sequence ATGGCATATCCAATTAAATACATTGAAAACAATCTCGTCTGGAATAAAGACGGGGAATGTTATGCTTACTATGAGCTTGTTCCTTACAATTACTCATTTCTAAGTCCAGAACAGAAAATACAAGTGCATGATTCTTTCAGACAGCTTATCGCACAAAATCGTGATGGCAAAATTCATGCTTTACAAATCAGTACAGAATCCAGCATACGTTCTGCACAAGAGCGTTCCAAAAATGAAGTCACTGGCAAGCTCAAAGCGGTTGCCTATGACAAAATCGACCAACAGACAGACGCTTTAATATCCATGATTGGCGAAAATCAAGTGAACTACCGTTTCTTTATCGGCTTTAAGTTGCTTCTCAACGATCAGGAGTTTTCTATGAAAAGTCTTAACGTTGAAGCAAAAAATGCTTTGTCTGATTTTGTCTATGATGTGAACCATAAGCTGATGGGCGATTTTGTTAGTATGAGTAATGATGAAATCCTGCGTTTTCAGAAGATGGAAAAGCTCTTAGAAAATAAAATCTCTCGTCGTTTCAAAATCCGCAGGTTAGATAAGGACGACTTCGGCTATCTGATTGAACACCTTTACGGACAGACAGGGACTGCCTATGAAGAGTATGAGTACCATCTATCAAAGAAAAAGCTGGATAATGAAACGCTGATTAAATACTATGACTTGATTAAGCCTACTCGCTGTTTGGTGGAAGAAAAACAGCGATATTTGAAAATCCAGCAGGAAGATGAAACCGTCTATGTAGCTTACTTTACCATTAACAGCATTGTCGGAGAACTGGACTTCCCGTCCTCTGAAATCTTCTACTACCAGCAACAGCAATTTACATTCCCGATTGATACGTCAATGAATGTGGAAATTGTAGCGAATCGTAAAGCCCTATCTACTGTCCGCAATAAAAAGAAAGAACTGAAAGACTTGGATAACCACGCTTGGCAAAGTGATAATGAAACCAGCTCCAATGTGGCGGAAGCTCTGGAAAGTGTGAATGAGCTGGAAACCAATTTAGACCAAAGCAAGGAATCTATGTACAAGCTGTCTTATGTGGTAAGGGTATCAGCAAATGATCTTGACGAACTCAAACGTCGTTGTAATGAAGTGAAAGATTTTTATGACGATTTAAGCGTAAAACTGGTACGACCATTTGGGGATATGCTCGGCTTACATGAAGAATTTTTACCTGCCAGCAAGCGTTATATGAATGATTATATTCAATACGTGACCTCTGATTTCCTCGCTGGTTTAGGTTTTGGTGCTACTCAAATGCTGGGGGAAAATGAGGGGATTTATGTTGGCTACAGCTTAGATACTGGACGCAATGTCTATCTGAAACCTGCTCTTGCCAGTCAAGGGGTTAAGGGTTCAGTAACCAATGCGTTAGCGTCGGCTTTTGTTGGTTCGCTGGGTGGTGGTAAATCCTTTGCGAATAACCTTATCGTCTATTATGCGGTGCTTTATGGGGCACAAGCAGTGATTGTAGACCCAAAAGCAGAACGTGGCAGATGGAAAGAAACCTTGCCAGAGATTTCCCATGAAATCAATATCGTCACTCTGACTTCTGATGAGAAAAACAAAGGCTTACTTGACCCTTATGTGATTATGAAAAATCCCAAAGATTCTGAATCACTGGCTATTGATATTCTGACATTCCTTACGGGGATTTCCTCTCGTGATGGGGAACGCTTCCCAATCCTTAGAAAAGCCATTCGTGCAGTAACCAATAGTGAAGTACGAGGGTTGATGAAAGTGATTGAGGAATTACGGGTTGAGAATACGCCACTAAGTACCAGTATAGCCGACCATATCGAAAGTTTTACAGACTATGACTTTGCACATTTATTATTCAGTAATGGTTATGTGGAGCAGTCTATCAGCTTAGAAAAACAACTGAACATTATACAGGTTGCGGACTTGGTACTTCCCGACAAGGAAACTTCCTTTGAGGAATATACCACTATGGAGCTTTTATCCGTTGCTATGCTGATTGTCATTAGTACCTTTGCTTTAGACTTTATCCATACAGACCGAAGCATTTTCAAGATTGTAGATTTAGACGAAGCATGGAGCTTTTTACAGGTAGCACAAGGAAAAACACTATCTATGAAGCTGGTTCGGGCTGGTCGTGCTATGAACGCTGGGGTATATTTCGTGACCCAAAATACAGACGACCTCTTAGATGAAAAACTGAAAAATAACCTCGGCTTAAAATTTGCATTTCGTTCCACTGACCTTAACGAGATTAAAAAGACCTTAGCCTTTTTTGGTGTAGACCCAGAGGACGAAAACAATCAGAAGCGATTGCGTGATTTGGAAAACGGGCAATGCCTTATCAGTGATTTATATGGTCGTGTCGGTGTGATACAGTTCCACCCTGTATTTGAAGAACTGCTCCATGCCTTTGATACCAGACCACCTGTGCGAAAAGAGGTGTAA